Genomic window (Nymphaea colorata isolate Beijing-Zhang1983 chromosome 1, ASM883128v2, whole genome shotgun sequence):
CATTCAGAAAACATGGGACCCTTGAATGTGACACATTGTCCCATCAAGACCAGGCTTCAACCCCATGGCCCAAAGACTGTTGGTAAGAAAACATAGTCACTCCATGGCACCACGCTGCGTACCACCAAGAAACAGTAAGTCGCTAAGATGCATAAACGAACTTCAGCAGCCAACAACTATAATAGAATCAGGAGATGCTCAAGCaatcaagaacaagaaaaaggtgTCACTTCTACTTTACAGAAGCCTCTTTCGACAATACAACCAATCCCCAAACCTACTTCAAAAGAACGATAACAAATCAAAAGCATGAAACTAACAGATTTCATGAACTACTGAACAATCTCGCCCATGGATCCTGCAAGCACTGCACCCTTGCCCATATAGCAGCCTTCATTCATCTCCTGCAGCAGTATATGCAGCTGTCGCAAGAATGATGGCGCACTCCCTTTTAAATGGCAAGTTTCTTGGTCCTATATCAGAGAGAGACTCCAGTTCCTCTGGTGCCCCTTATATGCATACTAACCTTGgatgaaaataatgaaagaatggCAGGTGTCCTGTCCCTTCCACTGTCTTTCCATGACAGCCTTGGAACACGTCATTCAGTATTTTGCACTTGCATGACAGCTAGGTGGTATTTACAGGGCGTCACTCAACAGGCGAGGACATCTTCTCCACAAATTATGGCACTTGCATGACAGCTAGGTGATATTTACAGAATGTCACTCCTACAGGTGAGGACATCTCCACAAATTACGTACTCTGATACAACAGAATCCAATTCCCACTTGAGAGTTGTCCAACTGACGGAACTTCTATCTAGGAAATGCATCTACAGTTTCAGGCAGTATATCCACTTTCAAGCTATACACTAGCAACAAACTCCTCGAAAATCGCCTGCCAAAGCATCAGGTGAGAACAAACAAATGAGTGGTACTGTCGATATTGCCATGAAGAGAAGATAACTGGACGACTAAAAGGTGGGGGTTATGTATGtgtgtactctctctctctctctctctctctgtatatatatatatatatatatatacgtatatatataacacaaaaacacacaaaatgtccacagaaaacaaaattaacaCTTCATAACTAACAAACTATCATTCtatcaatgattcaatgaaaaagaaagcaaattgtTGGTTGCCACACCTGCACCCAAGTCAGGTGCAGGAACCATTTCAGCAAGTCCATGTGATTTATATCTTAAGCATGTTAAAAATATCTTTACGAAAGGAAAGGCAAGAAGTGGTAATTCCAAAAAGCTGCCGCAATTTTCAGCTATCTAGAAAAGCAAAAATACTCAGTTTTTTAAATAGCATGTTtgctttttatttatatttcaaaGAGGCAGAAGACCTAGAATCATCAAGTTAAAGCTACAAGTGAAGGGTGCATTCATTTGTTAGTTTATTTAGTAAAACAGCTCAGTTTAAGGGGAGAAGGGATAAAGACAACATTTTAAGCCTCCAACGAACCAACATgcaatcaaatattcaaaattagtTGGCATTCTTTAAATAGCTGAACTTGTGGTTTTTGCTTAATATACCCAACtttttcacatataaaatgatGTCATTTGACTCAGTTCTTAGCTATTATATCTCATGCAtgctaaaaaaataaactatagTCATTTATTCGTTTAACAAAATGGAGAAAGCATCATCCATATTCCCATTACAACACCAAAAACCTTCAAAGTCCAATTTTCCAGCAGTTCAAGATCATCTAAGTAAAACTTAACCTGCTGCTGCACTTGTCAACGACACAGGGCAACTACATAGGTCACCTTTGTTTAAGCATTGTAGTACATAAGAAACAGGCTATTTAAATAATTTcccaaaattacaaaaagaagaTATGATTGTAAGGGAGACAAGCATACCTTAAGGTAACAAAACTGTCCTAAGGCGATGGGCTTTCATCATCGTCTGAGCTATCTACCCGCCTATCCAATATGGCAGGGAAAAGCAAACGCTTTGGGCTTGGAGCTGTCACACCTTGTACTTCTTTAGTTCGTGGTCCCTGTGGAACCCGCCTTGGAGTCTCACGGACCTCTTTACATGCTTTATCCAACATATACAAAAAGTCCCGGACTATGATGAACAGCCTTAAACCTTCATCTTTTCCAGCATTACCATGAAAATAATCTGTTGTTCCCTTCACCACTGACAATATCCTTTTTTCCTCAGAATGCAACCATGTAATTTCATTTTCTGCATGCTCTACAAAATGTGTAAGAGTCTGTACAAAGTGCCCATTTTCTTCTATGCGTTGCATCTCTGAgtccaaaaatttctttgtttttagcAGCATACCACCAAGTTTTGACACTGTACTTGTTAACATGTCAGCATCAATTGCAGCTGCTTTTTTCACATCTTCAAGCTCATTCCCAAGCCCAGATACTACTTGTAAGCCCAAGCTTCGGAAATGATCTTCCGTCTCTAAGGGtgcattttctaaattttcctCAGAATTCAGGCTAGACATATTCTCACTTCCTCTAGTTGCCCTTGCTGCACGGACACCTTCAGATCGTATAATCTCTTGAACAACAAAGTGCAACAGAGTTGTTTTCCCATCTGTTCCTTTTACATCAGCCAATTTTAATAatgtgtcaagtttgaatgctTGAGCACCGCCACGGAAGGTCCCATCATTCATGCGGTTTCCAGTTTTTAGAACAGCTTCCAGGAGTTTCCTAAAAAGACGATTGCCTTTGAGTTCTTCACAAGCTGCCTGCAACAAGACACCACAAAGGGCAAGtgtttaagaaaagaaaacgtTTTCTGGATGGATAGCATAAAAGTTAGATCAAATGtttctgcatatatatatacatgttcaaTCTTCTCTTCTAGTTTTCCCattttcaaagaagaagaaaaatggtaGCAAAAGCCAAAGTATTATGTAAAGATGCAGTTTTGGTAGTCCTTGTTGATTTAATGACATAGAAAAGCAACAGTCGTACAGGTATGAGATACAATTTTGTCTGTTTCCTGAAATAACCTAGAAATGTTTAAGGTTCCACCATTTGACAAAGCActtactagttttttttttttaatctttcaacaattgagaaatttttaacttgCAGAACCTGTCTTGGTAGGACATGTTGGAAAAGAAGAGTATGGAAAATGGGAAGAGATGCCAGCAGCAATGAGTTTGATGGTTATTCCTTGATTGCTGGATGGCATAGGAAAGGGGCAATACAATTTCTAAGGAAGATAGTCAGTTCCATGACTTCCAGTATTCTGCACATCAGAGCCAAAGGATTGCAATACATGCATCTCTGCTGAATAAATGGGCATACAGCACTGATGAGGCAAGTAGGCAGGCCTCTTTCCACACCTTTAGAATGTGCTTTTTTTTCAGTATTGTGACTTTTTTGTTTGTATCCTCTTCCAACAGCAGCCATTGATGAGCTCTGGAAGACTGATTTATACGATTGAAAAAATGACTTGGACCATGGACCAAGTTCAATATCTTTTGTGGAGGAAGATTTATTCTTCCTACAGCACTTTCGGAGTGGAGATAAACAGTTTCCTGTCTCCAGCAAAGATTTATCTGCCTGCTCTGCCAACAGATTGTTCTTGCTGCATCCAGGAATTGGTggttatgaagaaaaaaagcatCATGCCATCAACACAAAACAAATACCACTCTAGTGAGATGGTGGCAAATCCTGCTCAACTGGGAAGTGGGATAGAAGTGTCCAGTGGAAGTAGTTGATATCAAATGATCAGCTAATACCAGAAACAATACTACGGTTGACAGTATGAAGGGCATGATAACGAAAACTATGTTAGAGACATTACTAGGAAATAGTGGGGGTAACAGGGATAGATAGAACTTCCAGTCTTCCAGCTTCaagtaaaagataaaaaatactGAGAATTACTAAAGCCCTTTTCCAGTTCAGAGCACACAATTTTTAACATATAACCTTTTAGACAACATGACAAGCCTTTCATTAAATATTGAGCAAATAATTCAGACCATCCAACCGCAGCTTGGTTGGTGTGGGAAGATAAATACTGACCTCTAAAGTAATAAAGGATGCTTTAATGTTAATCATTTCCTCTCCAAGAATACCCATAAAAAACAATGCATCAAGCCGCTTAAAGGCAAAAGGTATGTCCACCAATGCCTGAAGAAACCGTTCAGCAGGGCCTAGCTGTGATAGTTCCCCAGTATAGGCCCTAAGTTTAGACTCTTCTTCAGAAGTTGGTTCCATCTTCAATAAGGTTTGAATTAGCTCAACACTGAGTTCATTACCTGAGCAACAGGAACAAAAATTATGCTGACATCAAAATATGCCCAATTCATAGGCTCAGATAACCATACCATTCATAATAAGCCAGTATGTGAACTTATGACATATCTGTATCCcttgaaaacaaaagacaaatgaATCACATGCCTGTGCTTTTGCTATATGATGCACTCATGCAACCAAGAGAAAGTTACGCTACCAAAAACTGAAGAACATAATCCTTTTAGCCTAAACAGCTTTTACTTAGGGGCATACATTGTCACATTATTTgcgaaaacaaaaaaaactcttGCCATCTCCCATTCCTGCATCCCAACCCCACCCCTCAACCCCCAAAGAAAATAAGTGAATCACATCCCTGAGATTTTACTTTTGTGATCCGAAAAATGTGAATTAAAGACATCAAATTATATGCCTTTCATTTTGCTTCAGAGAACAGCTTCACAAATATGGAAAATTTATGAAAGCAAATCATGTGTCACCTGCTCAAGGTCAGGACTTTCTCATGTGATTCACTTGCACAGAATACAAGTAGAAAATTGATAAACCTCTTACCTTCCAAAAGGGCATCAGAGACTTCTTCAATAGTCACATTTAGAGCTCGTAGAAGAATGGATATGTTCTGTGACTTTTTGGGATCCAGAATCTGGTAATGCTGGGGGGAAGCATCATGGGAGTCTCTCTTTGGATCATTCTTTTGATTATTTGCAGAGCTGTACCCAAAGAGACTTTCTATCATTTCTTCACTGAATCTGCACATGCATAAGTAATTGACTTAGAGATCCTATGTGGCCCAATTTGTATTGGAACTTTAAGATAACACAAATATCCTTACTGGAAAGATCCTTCTTTGATTTGATGCCAGACCATTGAATGACTGGGGTTGGCTAAAACTTTATCCCAGAAAAATGGCTTCAACTTTGCTTTTGAAGCTTCAGATTCGTCTACTCCACTAGGTTTATTCCCAGAGGGAAGCTGACTTGTTTTTGAAGAAGGCATGTTCGGAGGTGGTGGACGAGGTGGAAAAGCACCATTTGGCGGTGGAGGGGGTCGTGGTCCTGATTGTGGTGGAGCAGCAGGAGGACGAGGAGGTGGGGGTGGTGGGCCAGCAGGAGGACGAGGAGGTGGGGGTGGTGGGCCAGCAGGGGGACGAGGAGGAGCATGAGGAGGGGGTGGTAAAGCAGCAGAGGACAGAGGAGGTGGTGGTGCAGGAGGGGAATGAGGAGAAGGGAGGTGTGGACCAGGAGGGGgacaaggaggaggaggaggagggagggaatGCATGGAAGATTTGCTTGGCTGAGCACTTGGAGGCATGGCTGGCAGAGCAGCTTCCGTTGAAGATGGACCTCCAACTGATGAGAATGAAGATATAATCTTTCCAGATTCTACAGATGCAGAAATATCTTGAAGAGATATTGACTGTGAATTTTTTTGAGGATGTGGAGAAAATCGCGCCTCACTAGCCAGCTTATGTCTGCTTGGATTTGGTGTAAATGAATACGTCCCAAAGTTCGACTTGTGTAACCCTGCATATGATGTGTCAGATATTGGGTTATCCCTAATCTGTGACTTCGGTGACGAGCCTGAAATTCCATTTtgcaggaaaaaaattaataataagcAAAGAGCAAGAATGTCTTTTACAGAAGAAATAGCTGAGTTAGAATCAAGTGCCTTACCAACTGAAAATTCTCTCATGCTTAAGGAAAGAAGAGGCCTATCGTCCTTTTGCCAATCTCCTGAGCCCGCCCTATTGGTACAGCATTTTCGGTAACCATAAAAAACCAATccagcaaaaagaaaagtgcAGGCTGCAGTTACAGTAACAGCTACAGCGATAGTCCTTTTCATGTTATCCCTGTTATTAGGCTCTGGACTTCCacttatatttgtgttatttATAGGTGCAATGAACGAAGCAGACTGATCTGGTGGAGCAGAATGGGAATGTTGAGTTGGAGCTTCAGCAGGCACTTGCTTAACAGGAGCAGGAGCATTTGCAGGTTTTCGCAGGGAAAATGGAGCAGGAGCAGAAGCAGGAGCATTTGCAGCTTTTCGCAGGGAAAATGGAGCAGGAGCAGGCGCAGGTAGATGATCTAACCCACCAAGAGATACACCCATGTTAAAGTTTGTTTCTTCATCCAGACTTCTCCTCCTCTCTGTATGCCAAACAAGCAAGGACTCAAGCTGCTGGACATACCAATTGCCAGATATGTCATCTTTCCCTGACACACTATGGGGAAAGGATACCCTCATAAGGCAATTGAGAAGAATATGCTTCATCTTAGGTGGCAAAGTATTTATGGCCTTCTCCAAATTGGCACTTGATGTTCGACTTATCTCTAGATCTACTGGATCCTGATTGCAAGCAGTCCACAGCTGGCTCACctaaaattcaaatattattAAAGTCAACCTAAACTTCATCATAGCATCATAAGCCTGGACAATGCATGGGGTTATAGAATGTAGACAATGCATTAAACAAAATCTAATTTCTTTTATGCATAAAAGACCTTATCATATATCATTTTCATTCAGATATATAAAGATATCCCATCTGCTTTCTAACATATGATATCATAACCATTACAACTGTTTAAGATCATAACTGTCGTGTTATTTTCAGCTTTCAAAAGTTGTTTATAATCTGTGAAAGTATTTTCCCACCTCACTTTTTATGTTAAAGACAACGAGCCAACATAATTTAgctataaaaggaaaaaaaaagttgtgtatTCTGAAAAAGACAAATCCATGTGGTAGTATTCAAAAACAGAAGTCATATAGCAGATCAGAAACAACAGTACCATGCCATATTCGATCTGTGTGAAATCCGGCAATGAATGGCCACCTATCAGCGTAGAGAACTCCTCAGTTGTCTGTCTTGCAAGTGCTCCTTCGATGCttaataaaattacaaaagcCAAAACAAGAcatactttggaggtgctgTGACATACTTTGGAAGTGCTGTGCTCCATCTGTACATGAAACAATAATTAGATAATATTGACCATTGTTGGCCCAAAGAGGTCAGAACAACAGCATAGAACAGATATATTATCTCAGCTTGCAGGAAAAACTTCCACTGGCAGCTCTGTCACCAGAACCTCCAATTCACTGTCATGTTGTTTCCTTGTActttattctttttgaaaaagcaCACAAAATTGTCTGTCCTTTAGCAGTGATCCATTACCCACATAACGGCAGTAAGATATTTAAAACTTAAAGGATCAAGATGAAGGAGAGGAAACACTTAGGAGCCATGTTTGCTGAAGTCAGAAGAGGTGCAAGAACATATTTCTAAGCATGAAACAGGAAGCATGTCATAAAGAAATGTTTGGCCACATAAAGCAACAGAAACATAGTAACAATTTGCACAAAGGCTGTGGCCTTTAGTTAAGACTagctttaaatatttttacaataAAATTCATTCTGTGCTCTGTTAAAACGGCATAAGCATGAAAAACAATGTGGTTTTTATTACAAGAACGCTCAAAATTATCAAAAGAGTTCGTTTTGCATCATATGCATAAAGCTTCACTTTTTTAGAAAGTGGATTCCTCATAAAGTTATGGAAATATGAAGAATAGATGCACATTGCACTTCTCAAGGGATCTCCTTGGAAAGCAAGCATTCAAGTATTCAAGAGGCTTGCGCTAACTATAGTTAAGGACTTTGGTCTGAATGAAAATGAAGGCATCTCCAGGAATAGAAACAGTACTTGTATCAGTTTCTAAGAGAATTAGACAATTCAACAAACTAGTGATGAATTACTATGCAGATATCTAAAGATTAATACAGTTCAGAAGTGCAAAGAAGACATCGATTTGGCATGAGTTGTCAGAATATTAAACAGTCATATTGTACGTGCCACAAGACAACAATCATGCCACTTATATTCAAATCATCCGGATAATCGTGAATTGGTTGTAACTAGTTTTCctcatttatataaatattttcttatatttagtttatgtttataaattataatcCTTTCTATCTGTCGTTTCTGTTTTTACTTGAAAACAGGCTCTTCCTTCTCTCAGTTTATTCATTTTCAGCATTCTTTCCTACATGGGCGATTTTCCCGATATTAAACCTAAAGCGTGCGAAATGATCTATCATTATCTATTTATTTAGTTCTCAGCCTAGACGCAATAAACTAGTGCGAGAAGCACCAACGCCGCGAGGACAAATAACATAAATGAAACCCCTCAAAAAACGTACTCGGGAAAGGTAATTGAACCACAGGAAAACTGCGAAAGCttccaaaatctaaattcaaacaAGCACGACCTCTTAGCGAATAAAACAGAGCCAGTAAATCAACCTTATGAAAGAAATACGAAAGAGCGGAACCGTCGTAACCGCTGACCGTCAATCACAAGACGTCACTGGGAAGCACAAATTATGCTTCCTTCATGGaatctgaagaaaaatagagatCTGGGACTGGTAAGAAAAGCCGAACAGCTTAGGCCAGCCATTGATAGAGCTAAAGGAGGTCAACATTGTGGCGAACCGAAAACAGCAACAAGGGTGTAGTAAGCGGATCGTGAAGCGTTCTAATAAGAGAAGGGAAACAAACCCAAACTaactcaaaaggaaaaaaacaatatATTTCAGATCACGAGAAAGCGGCTTCGAGAAAACCTTCAAATATCTTCCTAAAGATGGTTAACAAGCTCGAAAAAGAAGTCAGAATAGACAAGCAAGATTACGGGAGAATATCGATGGCGATCCTGGACCTCCAAAGACGGAGCTAAATACCAAATTCAAAGTCACTACTTACCATGTCAAGAAGGAGATCACGAAATACAGGACAATCAAGTCCCTTTCCCAGCTCCAGACACAATTAAGTCCCACACTTGCGCTTTTCGACCCTTCTGCTTCGACGGCGAGCCCTCGAGGAGGGAGGGacggagggagggagagaacaTGGAGAAAATGATCAGCAGGAACCGCCGACCATACTGCAGGAGGCGGCGGAGGAGGACGagaaagaaggaggaggaggaaagggagGCGCCGACGATGGCCTCCATCGTAAGAATGCTTCGGTAGGAAACCGGGGAGAAGCTTTCGCGGTTACGCGTGGGGACTGTGCACAGGTCCTCTGCGCGGGACCCACTGCCCGCCCTCTGCCCCTCGAAGTAGGCCGGGAGTCGTAACGCGTTCGGCATGAAAGTTTCGCCCGTCACACGAAATTTAGAAATTTCCAGAATTAATATGAAAAGATTGGTTCTTCTTTTCATGCCAGCTTGAACAATAAAATATCGGCACATGAAAGTAAAGCATGAGGACTATGCAATATAGAAAACTTTGGGAACCCGTTAATTGCCAAAACCGTCTTGCTTCAGTAAAAGAATTAATTATAAACAGTTGACCAATTACCATGTTCGGGTCAATAGCGCGCGTATTGTCTTCGAAGTCGTAGTCTAAACTAGGCCGCAAAAAATTTGGTCCATGACAATTTGGAGTTGCGTACagctttaaaatatttatttcgAATGATATCCCTCGGTTTTTGAACTTGAACAAAGTGTTTCTTTAATACGGAGGAGGATAAAATCCAACTCTTGGGAGGTATTGGCACTATGCCTATTAATACAATCTTCCATGAGTCTATCACAAACATTATAGCAGAATCGAGTTAAGCAATGATAACTtctgattgaaaaattgaaCGGCCTTTGCAATAAATTGATATCAAGTTAAGGGGTTTTGCTTTTTTGATATTCTTTGGGAAGGATGCTGCCATGTCTTTCCTCCTGAGGTCGACAACAACGAGGGGCCAGCACCGTGAGCCAAATAAATTTAAGCTGcattattttcatttgcattaAATAGCCAATCCGactctcattttttaaattggtgGTTCTTGTTATATGGGAGTATACTTAATAATGACGGGTGGTACTACTTCTTTTCACCAAATCTTAGCATGCTGATACGATTCTCTGTAGAGAATTGCACATTTTAACTCCTTCAAATCATCCGATTCTAAAGAAAATTGGGGGTCCGCTGGTTCTAAATAACAGTAAGGTTggcttgagagagagagttgaaaaTGAACTTAATTAAAGGAAGCCAATGTACAAAGATACCATACGCTCCCAACGAGAGTTGAGAGGGAAATCACAAAGTTTAAGGCACAAATAAAATGGTAACAGTGGAAGGTGGCAACAATTTCGTTAAATCCTGACGATGGCTATCTCATATGATGAGATAAACCTCAGTTCGTGGCCATGGATGCAAGGGCTGCATGACTGTCATCGAGTCATGGCCGCTAGTTTGAATTCAACGTTTTACCATAAGCCATTACGATAAGATTCAAAACAGTCTTTGAAACACATTCAGATATATTTTTCGTGCACGTAAGAAGTACAGATTTCTGTGCTCAGATCAATTCATTTGCAAATTTTGCATCCTAACCTTTATTTCCATCCTCTTTGGATGAGGAAGGATCCAATCATGTGGAatgcatttaaattttaaaaccatgaaCAAAAGATACAGCGCATGCGGTAAAACTTACGACGTGAGACCTTGACTTGTCACGTACCTATCATGCATGTCCACCAAAGGGAACGGGTCAGCTACAGCGGAAATGGCAAAGCAAGAGTAGAAATGGAAGACGATTGGAAGTcgaatttacaaaattttacagACATCAATGGATCTATTTCCTGATGTACGAAGCATGAGGGAGAAACACTCTTGCACAGATGAAATATTTCCAAACGCGGAAAAATGTTTCAGCTCTCCACGGTGGATTTAGGTTGAAATTTACCGTCTCACCTCGAGGCGCTGAAAAAGATAGGTTTGGttgataatatataatatatttttcataatcttttatcattttcatgaaaattaataaagaagggaaaagatgCAGAATTTGGACCATGTACTTCACTACACTTTTTTTCTTGATATTATCGTAACCCAACATTTTTCTGTCATCTATTGGAAATGTTTTAcgttaatttttaaaaatatgtgacGACATATTTTTCCTCTTGTaacaaaatgttttattttatgaaagaacTTCTCAGTGAAAATTTTCAggaaaggggagagagagagagagagagctcgtCTAACGACCCTTCAAATACGCAGATAAGATGAGGTTAATTTATGACAACTCTTTTTCTCCTCAAGAAAACGTCATTTCTGTAATTGGGCAACCTGTATTTGCCATTATCTGACATGATACTTTCGCTCTTTGAGAAGAAGAAGGTCAAACAGTTATCCAAAATCTTCTTGACACCAAAAATCTTAGATTTTGCAAtgtgttttataatttttgtaaaatataacTTTATCATTTCAATATAGCTTCGTTTCAGTTTCTGGAAAATATACCTTCCTGATATTCCTTTCTCTTTCAGTAAATTAACAGAATCACTAACGCTTCAGGACTTCCCCTTATCAGCTGAGAGGTGCTGCGACTGCGGTGGAATAAAGTTCCTAGCTATTATATGCATCAGTACCACCACTCTTGGTTGAGCTTCAAAGGAGGAGTTGTCCAGCGGTCCTACAATGCAGAGTATATAGGCACATccaaggatttttcttttttgcattttcatagAAAGCAACTACAAGGGCATCGGTCTGGCAGAAACGTGCCATGGCTGCTAGGCAGGGACCCATAGTTCAACTCCAATTGGTGTCAGCTACTTATCAAGGCCAAAGCTTTGAAATACCTCCTGAGATTAGCAGAGGCCTTCGGTTATACTAGTGCTCCCATGGAAGTTCAGGCGTGTGCTTTTCCTTCGATTCAGTTGAGAAGGGGACGAAAGAGAGGAAACGTATAAAAAGGCATCAACAGGACATACATTTCACTGTTCATAGTAGAATTTAACCAACAGGACACCATATCTTGGTTCACGCAGTTGTGAAATAAAGGAACTTCTctgcttttttttattcaccACAGAGAGAAAATGTTGACCGTAAATTCTACAGATATAGAGAGTCTGAACcattatttttctgataaaCTCACTAGATCATTTAAGCAATAAAAATTACAGCAAACTAGACAGCTACTCCAGAGATGGAtaaattggaaagaaaagacTGCTATAGTGGAATTTGTAGCACTCCAATGAAAGAAAGATTTCGCAGATGATAACTGATTTCTGGTGAGACTTAGTTCTTCACAGTTGTGACATACCTCAGAAGCATGTCAACCACATCAAGTGAGATCTTTGAGGCCTCCTCTTTCAGGTACTGAATCTTGCATTCAGTTTCTTGTTCAAGGCGCTTGACATTAGCTCCAGAGTCACCAGtactctgtgtgtgtatgtgagagagagagagttataatGGAATCAAACTATTGGAACATGCAGTATACTGAACATCTACCTCTGCAATTTTCTTTTGGAATTCAGCGTCCATGTGAGCACGGTATTGAGCAATTTCCCTATCAgcttcttcttttgcttgtttCAATCTGGTCATTTTAGCTGCAAGGCAGAGGAAAATCAATGATGCTATCCAGGaaacttcatcaacaaagcagACAAAAGAATGATGCCAACTTACCGGTCCTAGCAGCATTAACAATGTGCTGAGCCTCTTGCTCTGCAGCAAGCAAGAGCTGAATACCTCCTTGACCTCTGTTGGCATCCATGTTGCTGAAAAGACGGTTCCACAGGCCTCAGTTTCTAAAATGAAGGGCTTTGCTCACATGACGCATGGAACAAAGGTAAACACAAGCAAATATGGATGCCATGCATCATGTGCTAAACTTGGATAATGAGGCAATCATTGATTGGAATGATGTTTGGATAATGAGGCAAGCCTTCCTTGAGTAAGAACGTGCTAAAATTAATCTCACTTTTTCATATAAACAAAGCCCAGCCTAACAAGGATTCCTGCTTGTTCATTATCAAGCAACACCAAGCTAAGTTTGGGCAAGCATACAAGGAAACATTCAACACTTATATATAGTTTTAACTCATGGAGACGACATGAAGTAGTCATATGCCTGCTGCTCTAATAAGACTGGTGGCAGCCACTATCTCAGTTTTTAGAAAAAGTGCCAATGAAAACAAGACCATTATTTACCAAACTTTACTCCAGCCTAGTCAAGTGGAGCTTAATCAAGCT
Coding sequences:
- the LOC116251010 gene encoding formin-like protein 5 isoform X1; the encoded protein is MMEHSTSKVCHSTSKVCLVLAFVILLSIEGALARQTTEEFSTLIGGHSLPDFTQIEYGMVSQLWTACNQDPVDLEISRTSSANLEKAINTLPPKMKHILLNCLMRVSFPHSVSGKDDISGNWYVQQLESLLVWHTERRRSLDEETNFNMGVSLGGLDHLPAPAPAPFSLRKAANAPASAPAPFSLRKPANAPAPVKQVPAEAPTQHSHSAPPDQSASFIAPINNTNISGSPEPNNRDNMKRTIAVAVTVTAACTFLFAGLVFYGYRKCCTNRAGSGDWQKDDRPLLSLSMREFSVGSSPKSQIRDNPISDTSYAGLHKSNFGTYSFTPNPSRHKLASEARFSPHPQKNSQSISLQDISASVESGKIISSFSSVGGPSSTEAALPAMPPSAQPSKSSMHSLPPPPPPCPPPGPHLPSPHSPPAPPPPLSSAALPPPPHAPPRPPAGPPPPPPRPPAGPPPPPPRPPAAPPQSGPRPPPPPNGAFPPRPPPPNMPSSKTSQLPSGNKPSGVDESEASKAKLKPFFWDKVLANPSHSMVWHQIKEGSFQFSEEMIESLFGYSSANNQKNDPKRDSHDASPQHYQILDPKKSQNISILLRALNVTIEEVSDALLEGNELSVELIQTLLKMEPTSEEESKLRAYTGELSQLGPAERFLQALVDIPFAFKRLDALFFMGILGEEMINIKASFITLEAACEELKGNRLFRKLLEAVLKTGNRMNDGTFRGGAQAFKLDTLLKLADVKGTDGKTTLLHFVVQEIIRSEGVRAARATRGSENMSSLNSEENLENAPLETEDHFRSLGLQVVSGLGNELEDVKKAAAIDADMLTSTVSKLGGMLLKTKKFLDSEMQRIEENGHFVQTLTHFVEHAENEITWLHSEEKRILSVVKGTTDYFHGNAGKDEGLRLFIIVRDFLYMLDKACKEVRETPRRVPQGPRTKEVQGVTAPSPKRLLFPAILDRRVDSSDDDESPSP
- the LOC116251010 gene encoding formin-like protein 5 isoform X2 — encoded protein: MMEHSTSKVCHSTSKVCLVLAFVILLSIEGALARQTTEEFSTLIGGHSLPDFTQIEYGMVSQLWTACNQDPVDLEISRTSSANLEKAINTLPPKMKHILLNCLMRVSFPHSVSGKDDISGNWYVQQLESLLVWHTERRRSLDEETNFNMGVSLGGLDHLPAPAPAPFSLRKAANAPASAPAPFSLRKPANAPAPVKQVPAEAPTQHSHSAPPDQSASFIAPINNTNISGSPEPNNRDNMKRTIAVAVTVTAACTFLFAGLVFYGYRKCCTNRAGSGDWQKDDRPLLSLSMREFSVGLHKSNFGTYSFTPNPSRHKLASEARFSPHPQKNSQSISLQDISASVESGKIISSFSSVGGPSSTEAALPAMPPSAQPSKSSMHSLPPPPPPCPPPGPHLPSPHSPPAPPPPLSSAALPPPPHAPPRPPAGPPPPPPRPPAGPPPPPPRPPAAPPQSGPRPPPPPNGAFPPRPPPPNMPSSKTSQLPSGNKPSGVDESEASKAKLKPFFWDKVLANPSHSMVWHQIKEGSFQFSEEMIESLFGYSSANNQKNDPKRDSHDASPQHYQILDPKKSQNISILLRALNVTIEEVSDALLEGNELSVELIQTLLKMEPTSEEESKLRAYTGELSQLGPAERFLQALVDIPFAFKRLDALFFMGILGEEMINIKASFITLEAACEELKGNRLFRKLLEAVLKTGNRMNDGTFRGGAQAFKLDTLLKLADVKGTDGKTTLLHFVVQEIIRSEGVRAARATRGSENMSSLNSEENLENAPLETEDHFRSLGLQVVSGLGNELEDVKKAAAIDADMLTSTVSKLGGMLLKTKKFLDSEMQRIEENGHFVQTLTHFVEHAENEITWLHSEEKRILSVVKGTTDYFHGNAGKDEGLRLFIIVRDFLYMLDKACKEVRETPRRVPQGPRTKEVQGVTAPSPKRLLFPAILDRRVDSSDDDESPSP
- the LOC116251051 gene encoding V-type proton ATPase subunit G1-like isoform X2, which translates into the protein MDANRGQGGIQLLLAAEQEAQHIVNAARTAKMTRLKQAKEEADREIAQYRAHMDAEFQKKIAESTGDSGANVKRLEQETECKIQYLKEEASKISLDVVDMLLRYVTTVKN
- the LOC116251051 gene encoding V-type proton ATPase subunit G1-like isoform X1, producing the protein MHGLLDLGEVRSSLFGHISWTLNDGFASMKFLSNMDANRGQGGIQLLLAAEQEAQHIVNAARTAKMTRLKQAKEEADREIAQYRAHMDAEFQKKIAESTGDSGANVKRLEQETECKIQYLKEEASKISLDVVDMLLRYVTTVKN